One segment of Stomatobaculum sp. F0698 DNA contains the following:
- a CDS encoding rod shape-determining protein, protein MFGMSSNDIGIDLGTASILVYIKGKGVVLKEPSVVAIDRDTNRILAIGEEARLMIGRTPGNIIAIRPLRHGVISDYTVTEKMLKYFINKAVGKKTLLRPRIAVCIPSGATEVERKAVEDATYQAGAKEVTIIEEPVAAAIGAGIDISKACGNMIVDIGGGTTDIAVISLGGPVVSTSIKVAGDDFDEAVVRYMRKKHNLLIGERTGEDIKIQIGAAYRRPEMLTMEVRGRNLVTGLPKTIVVTSDETLEALQEPAMQIVDAVHNVLERTPPELAADIYDRGIVFTGGGSLIYGLDQLCQEKTGITTMIAEAPLTAVAIGTGKYIEYANGDSTDAKKEY, encoded by the coding sequence ATGTTTGGGATGAGTTCAAATGATATCGGAATCGACCTTGGAACCGCGAGTATTCTGGTTTACATCAAGGGCAAGGGCGTTGTCTTAAAGGAGCCGAGCGTCGTCGCGATTGACCGCGACACCAACCGCATTCTCGCAATCGGTGAGGAGGCGCGTCTCATGATCGGCCGTACGCCGGGCAATATCATTGCGATTCGTCCGCTCCGCCACGGTGTCATCTCGGATTACACCGTGACCGAGAAGATGCTCAAGTACTTCATCAACAAGGCGGTCGGCAAGAAGACCTTGCTCCGTCCCCGCATTGCGGTCTGCATTCCCTCCGGCGCGACCGAGGTCGAGAGAAAGGCCGTGGAGGATGCGACCTACCAGGCAGGCGCAAAGGAAGTCACAATCATTGAGGAGCCGGTTGCCGCGGCAATCGGTGCGGGCATCGACATTTCGAAGGCCTGCGGAAATATGATCGTCGATATCGGCGGCGGCACCACGGACATCGCTGTCATCTCCCTCGGCGGCCCCGTCGTCTCGACTTCGATTAAGGTCGCGGGCGATGACTTCGACGAGGCAGTGGTCCGTTACATGAGAAAGAAGCACAACCTCCTGATCGGTGAGAGAACCGGTGAGGATATCAAGATTCAGATCGGTGCGGCTTACCGCCGCCCCGAGATGCTGACCATGGAAGTGCGCGGCCGCAACTTGGTCACCGGTCTCCCGAAGACCATCGTGGTCACCTCGGATGAGACCTTGGAAGCGCTGCAGGAGCCGGCCATGCAGATTGTCGATGCCGTACACAACGTGTTGGAGCGCACCCCGCCGGAGCTCGCGGCGGATATCTACGACCGCGGCATTGTCTTTACGGGCGGCGGTTCCCTGATTTACGGCCTCGATCAGCTTTGCCAGGAGAAGACCGGCATTACGACCATGATTGCCGAGGCACCGCTCACGGCAGTCGCAATCGGAACCGGAAAGTACATCGAGTACGCAAACGGCGACAGCACGGACGCAAAGAAGGAGTATTGA
- the recD2 gene encoding SF1B family DNA helicase RecD2, producing the protein MDSLSGFVEKIKYRNEENGYAILSVESGGEDYVLVGTFPMISEGEYITAEGHFQLHPTYGEQLAVETYEIKTPEDSASVQRYLSSGAVKGVGEALAKRIVKKFKNDTLRILEEEPERLAEVKGISERLAMEIAGQIEEKRELRRAMLFLSGYGIRMNLAVKIYQRYGDEVYTLLRENPYRIADDLSGVGFQTADEIARRMGVRADSETRIRSGALYVLRLAVQEGHCYLPESVLRERLTKLLQLEPENLKELLAELQMEKRVVLRRTGEESGDCKVYLANYDRMELHVAAMLGELDLREARPGIRAAEELALLEEEAAGPVLDETQRRAVLAAVQSGLLIITGGPGTGKTTTINAIIRCFEAEGAEILLAAPTGRAAARMTEATGREAKTIHRLLEVSGAPSEQNEGENGKENWSSVRFDRNKEQPLEADCIIIDEMSMVDLRLFHALLQAVPVGAHLILVGDSNQLPSVGAGNVLRDLIDSGCLPVVQLTQIYRQAAESDIVVNAHKMMDEEAIDLGKRSKDFLFIRQNTVEGVIETMLRLLTEKLPAYVGAEAKSIQLLTPVRRGALGVAGLNPVLQAKLNPPGAGKAEREFAHALFRVGDKLMQIKNNYQRGVYNGDVGILIDINRFTETLTVRFDEEREVEYGFADVEELELAYAVTIHKSQGSEYPAVVIPVFSGPRMLRTRNLIYTAVTRAKKCVVLIGEPSYFYEMVGNTKELERYTGLAARLRELSAREEV; encoded by the coding sequence ATGGACTCGCTGAGCGGCTTTGTCGAGAAAATCAAGTACCGAAACGAGGAGAACGGCTATGCGATTCTCAGCGTGGAGAGCGGCGGCGAGGATTATGTGCTGGTCGGAACTTTTCCGATGATTTCGGAGGGAGAGTACATTACAGCGGAAGGGCATTTTCAGCTTCACCCGACCTACGGCGAACAGCTGGCGGTCGAGACATACGAAATCAAGACGCCGGAGGACAGCGCAAGCGTACAGCGCTACCTGTCCTCCGGCGCTGTCAAAGGGGTGGGCGAGGCGCTCGCGAAGCGCATTGTCAAAAAGTTTAAGAACGACACGCTTCGCATACTCGAGGAGGAGCCCGAGCGCCTCGCGGAGGTGAAGGGCATCAGCGAGCGCCTCGCGATGGAAATTGCGGGGCAAATCGAGGAAAAGCGGGAACTGCGCCGCGCCATGCTATTTCTCTCCGGCTACGGCATACGCATGAACCTTGCCGTCAAGATTTATCAGCGTTACGGGGACGAGGTCTATACCCTGCTCCGCGAAAACCCCTATCGAATCGCGGACGATTTGAGCGGCGTCGGCTTTCAGACTGCGGATGAGATTGCGCGGCGCATGGGCGTCCGCGCGGATTCGGAGACACGCATTCGGAGCGGCGCCCTCTACGTGTTGCGCCTCGCCGTGCAGGAGGGACACTGCTATCTGCCGGAGTCTGTGCTCCGCGAGCGGCTCACGAAGCTCCTGCAGTTGGAACCCGAGAACTTAAAAGAGTTGCTCGCGGAACTCCAGATGGAGAAACGCGTGGTGCTGCGGCGAACGGGGGAGGAGAGTGGGGACTGCAAGGTCTACCTCGCAAACTACGACCGCATGGAACTGCACGTCGCCGCGATGCTTGGAGAGCTTGACCTCCGGGAGGCGCGGCCCGGTATACGCGCGGCCGAAGAACTGGCCCTTTTGGAAGAAGAGGCGGCGGGGCCGGTGCTCGATGAGACCCAGCGGCGCGCGGTGCTCGCCGCGGTGCAGTCGGGACTCCTCATCATCACGGGAGGCCCCGGTACCGGAAAGACCACGACCATCAATGCGATAATCCGCTGCTTTGAGGCCGAGGGCGCGGAGATTCTGCTCGCGGCCCCGACCGGGCGCGCGGCGGCTCGCATGACCGAGGCGACCGGACGCGAGGCAAAGACCATACACCGTTTGCTTGAAGTCTCGGGGGCGCCGAGCGAGCAGAACGAGGGCGAGAACGGCAAGGAGAACTGGAGCAGCGTTCGCTTTGACCGCAACAAAGAGCAGCCGCTCGAGGCGGACTGCATCATCATCGACGAGATGAGTATGGTCGATTTAAGGCTCTTTCATGCCCTGCTCCAAGCGGTGCCGGTTGGCGCGCACCTGATTCTGGTCGGCGACAGCAACCAGCTGCCCAGTGTCGGTGCGGGCAATGTGCTCCGCGATCTAATCGATTCCGGCTGTCTGCCGGTCGTACAGCTCACACAGATTTACCGCCAGGCGGCCGAGTCCGATATTGTGGTGAACGCGCACAAGATGATGGACGAGGAGGCAATCGACCTAGGGAAGCGAAGTAAGGACTTCCTCTTTATCCGTCAGAATACGGTGGAGGGCGTCATTGAGACCATGCTGCGCCTGCTCACCGAAAAACTTCCGGCCTATGTCGGGGCGGAGGCAAAGAGCATACAGCTGCTCACGCCGGTGCGCCGCGGTGCGCTCGGTGTCGCGGGGTTGAATCCCGTATTGCAGGCAAAGCTGAATCCGCCGGGCGCGGGTAAGGCAGAGCGAGAGTTTGCCCACGCGCTGTTTCGCGTCGGCGACAAGCTCATGCAGATTAAGAACAATTACCAGCGCGGCGTGTATAACGGCGATGTGGGTATTCTCATCGACATCAACCGCTTTACCGAGACCTTGACCGTCCGCTTCGACGAGGAGAGAGAGGTCGAGTATGGCTTTGCGGATGTGGAAGAGCTGGAGCTCGCCTATGCGGTCACGATACATAAGTCGCAGGGCAGCGAGTACCCGGCGGTCGTGATTCCGGTCTTTAGCGGTCCCAGGATGCTGCGCACGCGAAATTTGATTTACACCGCCGTGACCCGCGCGAAGAAATGTGTGGTACTGATCGGAGAACCTTCTTATTTTTATGAAATGGTCGGGAACACAAAAGAATTGGAGCGCTACACGGGACTGGCCGCGAGATTGCGAGAACTCTCGGCGCGGGAGGAAGTGTGA
- a CDS encoding ComF family protein, with amino-acid sequence MSAGFGERVKETALSLLFPRRCPVCGEIVMPKGQRICPPCVKKLDFVREPRCMKCGRSIDEEESRYCHSCETRERHFERNLALLFYDDRMRRVMAAVKYHHKKEYLAPLGRMLALKFSEELRRFAADCLLPVPLHSARRRARGFNQAEELARELARETGLLLYTDVLLREKKTVAQKSLGADARIRNLASAFRAEAGLVRERKIRRVILVDDIYTTGSTLEACSQVLRAAGVEKVLCICLCIVAED; translated from the coding sequence GTGAGTGCCGGTTTCGGAGAGCGCGTCAAAGAGACAGCGCTCTCCCTCTTGTTTCCGCGGCGCTGTCCGGTCTGCGGCGAAATTGTCATGCCGAAGGGGCAGCGAATCTGCCCGCCCTGCGTCAAAAAACTTGATTTTGTACGGGAACCGCGCTGCATGAAGTGCGGGCGCAGCATAGACGAAGAGGAGTCCCGCTATTGCCATTCCTGCGAGACCAGAGAGCGGCATTTCGAGCGGAATCTGGCCCTGCTCTTTTACGACGACAGGATGCGCCGCGTGATGGCGGCGGTCAAGTACCACCATAAGAAAGAGTACCTTGCCCCGCTCGGGCGCATGCTGGCCCTCAAATTCTCGGAGGAGCTGCGCCGCTTTGCGGCGGACTGCCTGCTGCCGGTTCCGCTGCACAGCGCGCGGCGGCGGGCAAGGGGCTTTAACCAGGCAGAAGAGCTTGCGCGGGAACTTGCGCGCGAAACTGGGCTTTTGCTCTACACGGACGTACTGCTGCGCGAAAAAAAGACCGTCGCGCAGAAGAGCCTCGGGGCGGATGCGAGAATCCGAAACCTGGCTTCTGCCTTTCGGGCGGAGGCGGGCCTTGTCAGGGAGCGAAAGATACGCCGCGTGATTTTGGTAGACGACATCTATACCACGGGGAGTACGCTCGAAGCCTGTTCTCAGGTTCTGCGTGCGGCGGGGGTAGAGAAGGTTCTCTGCATTTGCCTCTGCATCGTGGCGGAAGACTAG
- the rpmG gene encoding 50S ribosomal protein L33, whose amino-acid sequence MRTRITLACTDCKQRNYNTTKDKKTHPDRMEVKKYCRFCKTHTTHKETK is encoded by the coding sequence ATGCGTACTAGAATTACACTTGCGTGCACGGACTGCAAGCAGCGCAACTACAATACGACGAAGGATAAGAAGACCCATCCGGATCGTATGGAAGTGAAGAAGTATTGCAGATTCTGCAAGACGCACACAACGCACAAAGAGACAAAGTAA
- the secE gene encoding preprotein translocase subunit SecE → MAENNKANSESKGFVDGLKAEFRKIVWPTQEVLAKQTAAVIAVSLVLGAIIAALDWAFRLGLTRVFQ, encoded by the coding sequence ATGGCTGAGAACAACAAGGCAAATTCCGAGAGCAAGGGATTTGTGGATGGCCTGAAAGCCGAATTCCGAAAGATTGTCTGGCCGACGCAGGAAGTGCTTGCGAAGCAGACCGCTGCCGTCATTGCAGTTTCCCTTGTGCTGGGCGCGATCATTGCCGCACTCGACTGGGCTTTCCGGTTGGGGCTGACACGCGTATTTCAGTAA
- the nusG gene encoding transcription termination/antitermination protein NusG, which translates to MAEANWYVVHTYSGYENKVKVDIEKSVENRNLQDQILEVSVPTQPVTELKNNVEKTIERKMFPGYVLIRMIMNDETWYVVRNTRGVTGFVGPGSKPVPLSEEEMRKLGFGGGEQPAVREVVLDFALGDTVTVVSGPWKDAVGKVAAINEKKRTVTLPIDMFGRETPVEFEFTQVKKL; encoded by the coding sequence ATGGCTGAAGCAAATTGGTATGTTGTCCATACCTATTCGGGATACGAGAACAAGGTGAAGGTAGACATCGAGAAGTCTGTGGAGAATCGGAACCTACAGGATCAGATTCTGGAAGTTTCCGTTCCGACCCAGCCGGTCACGGAACTCAAGAACAATGTCGAAAAGACGATTGAGCGGAAGATGTTCCCCGGCTACGTCCTGATTCGCATGATCATGAACGATGAGACCTGGTATGTTGTCCGCAATACGAGAGGTGTCACGGGCTTCGTGGGACCGGGATCCAAACCGGTACCGCTCTCCGAGGAGGAGATGAGAAAGCTCGGCTTTGGCGGCGGAGAGCAGCCTGCGGTGCGTGAGGTCGTTTTGGACTTTGCGCTCGGCGACACGGTCACCGTCGTCAGCGGTCCTTGGAAGGACGCGGTCGGCAAGGTGGCGGCAATCAACGAGAAGAAGAGAACCGTGACCCTGCCCATCGATATGTTCGGCAGAGAGACGCCGGTGGAGTTCGAGTTCACCCAAGTAAAGAAGTTGTAA
- the rplK gene encoding 50S ribosomal protein L11, translating to MAKKVTGYIKLQIPAGKATPAPPVGPALGQHGVNIVEFTKQFNARTADKGDLIIPVVITVYADRSFSFITKTPPAAVLLKKACKLQKASGVPNKEKVATISKEEVRKIAEMKMPDLNAASVESAMSMIAGTARSMGIVVED from the coding sequence ATGGCGAAAAAAGTTACAGGCTACATTAAGTTGCAGATTCCGGCAGGCAAGGCGACCCCGGCTCCACCCGTAGGTCCGGCTCTTGGCCAGCACGGCGTGAACATTGTCGAGTTCACGAAGCAGTTCAATGCAAGAACCGCAGACAAGGGTGATCTCATCATCCCCGTTGTCATCACTGTCTACGCAGACAGAAGCTTCAGCTTCATCACCAAGACCCCGCCGGCAGCAGTGCTGCTCAAGAAGGCTTGCAAGCTGCAGAAGGCTTCCGGTGTTCCGAACAAGGAAAAGGTCGCAACCATCTCCAAGGAAGAGGTCAGAAAGATCGCTGAGATGAAGATGCCCGACCTCAACGCGGCGAGCGTTGAGAGTGCGATGAGCATGATTGCCGGCACAGCCCGTTCCATGGGCATTGTTGTCGAGGACTAA
- the rplA gene encoding 50S ribosomal protein L1 produces the protein MKHGKRYTEAAKLIDRSQYYDVADAVGVIKKTANAKFDETVELHVRTGADGRHADQQIRGAVVLPHGTGKTVRILVFAKGPKEDEAKAAGADFVGGQELIPKIQNEGWLDFDVVVATPDMMGVVGRLGKVLGPKGLMPNPKSGTVTMDLTKAIADIKAGKVEYRLDKTNIIHCPIGKASFTEEQLRENLQALLDALNKAKPSSLKGAYMKSAVLTSTMGPGVKLNTAKITN, from the coding sequence ATGAAGCACGGAAAGAGATATACAGAGGCAGCGAAGCTGATTGACCGCAGCCAGTACTATGATGTTGCAGATGCAGTTGGCGTGATCAAGAAGACCGCTAACGCAAAGTTCGACGAGACCGTTGAGTTGCACGTGCGCACGGGCGCAGATGGCCGTCACGCAGATCAGCAGATCCGCGGCGCGGTTGTTCTCCCGCACGGCACCGGTAAGACGGTCCGCATCCTCGTGTTCGCAAAGGGACCGAAGGAGGATGAGGCTAAGGCGGCAGGCGCTGATTTTGTCGGCGGCCAGGAGCTGATCCCGAAGATCCAGAACGAGGGCTGGCTTGATTTCGACGTTGTCGTTGCAACCCCGGACATGATGGGCGTTGTCGGTCGTTTGGGTAAGGTGCTCGGACCGAAGGGTCTCATGCCGAACCCGAAGTCCGGTACGGTCACGATGGATCTCACCAAGGCAATCGCCGATATCAAGGCAGGTAAGGTTGAGTACCGTCTGGATAAGACCAACATCATCCACTGCCCGATCGGCAAGGCTTCCTTCACCGAGGAGCAGCTGAGAGAGAACCTTCAGGCGCTGCTTGATGCGCTGAACAAGGCGAAGCCGTCGTCCCTGAAGGGCGCTTACATGAAGAGCGCTGTGCTCACGAGCACCATGGGTCCCGGCGTGAAGCTCAACACCGCAAAGATCACAAACTAA
- the rplJ gene encoding 50S ribosomal protein L10, translated as MRDSKIDQKQPVVKEIAALLDGASSAVVVDYRGLTVEQDTQLRKQLREAGVVYKVYKNTMVRIAAKGTEFEKFDAYLEGPTALAVSKDDATAPARLLAKFAKTAPKLEIKGGIVEGAAYDAQGMAAIAAVPSREELLGRLFGSMQSPITNFARVIKQIAEKDAAPAAE; from the coding sequence ATGAGAGATTCTAAGATCGACCAGAAGCAGCCGGTCGTGAAGGAAATCGCTGCGCTCTTAGACGGCGCAAGCTCCGCAGTTGTCGTTGACTACCGCGGCCTCACGGTCGAGCAGGACACCCAGCTCAGAAAGCAGCTGAGAGAAGCCGGCGTTGTCTACAAGGTCTACAAGAATACCATGGTCCGCATCGCAGCAAAGGGCACGGAATTCGAGAAGTTCGACGCTTATCTGGAGGGACCGACGGCGCTTGCAGTCAGCAAGGACGACGCTACGGCGCCCGCAAGACTGCTTGCGAAGTTCGCGAAGACCGCACCGAAGCTTGAGATCAAGGGCGGTATCGTCGAGGGCGCTGCTTACGACGCACAGGGAATGGCTGCAATCGCAGCGGTTCCGTCGAGAGAGGAGCTGCTCGGCAGACTCTTCGGCAGCATGCAGAGCCCGATCACGAACTTTGCACGCGTCATCAAGCAGATTGCAGAGAAGGACGCGGCACCGGCGGCAGAGTAA
- the rplL gene encoding 50S ribosomal protein L7/L12, whose protein sequence is MAKLSTQEFIDALKELSVLELNELVKACEEEFGVSAAAGVVVAGPAAGGAAAEEEKTEFDVELTEVGANKVKVIKVVREATSLGLKEAKELVDGAPKMVKTGISKEEAEALKKELEEVGAKVTLK, encoded by the coding sequence ATGGCAAAGTTAAGCACGCAGGAATTCATTGACGCGTTGAAGGAGCTCTCCGTTCTCGAACTGAACGAGCTTGTTAAGGCTTGCGAGGAGGAGTTTGGTGTTTCCGCAGCAGCGGGTGTTGTTGTCGCAGGTCCGGCAGCGGGCGGCGCAGCAGCTGAGGAGGAGAAGACCGAGTTTGATGTCGAGCTCACCGAGGTCGGCGCAAACAAGGTTAAGGTCATCAAGGTTGTCCGTGAGGCAACTTCCCTTGGCCTCAAGGAGGCAAAGGAGCTTGTTGACGGCGCACCGAAGATGGTGAAGACCGGCATCTCCAAGGAAGAGGCTGAGGCTCTGAAGAAGGAGCTCGAGGAAGTCGGCGCTAAGGTTACCCTGAAGTAA
- a CDS encoding phospho-sugar mutase yields the protein MFQDEYSRWCQAELVDFDLKRELTEIAGDEDAIRERFAASLSFGTAGLRGTLGVGTNRMNIWVVRQATQGIADWVKTKGGSQTVAISYDSRLKGWNFARDAASVLAANGIQVRLYDELMPVPALSFATRYYNCNAGIMITASHNPAKYNGYKAYGADGCQVTDEDAAIVYAAIQKTDVLGGAKFMSFAEGVEKGLIRFVEDACKEAFYAAVESRQVRPGICKTAGLKLVYSPLNGTGLVPVTRVLKDIGIEDVTIVKEQEYPNGYFTTCPYPNPEIFEALEKGLALAKETGADLMLATDPDADRVGIAMRTPSGEYELVSGNEMGVLLLDYIAAGRIEAGTMPERPVAVKSVVSTQLADRIAEHYGVELRSVLTGFKWIGDQIHRLETENEAERFIFGFEESYGYLAGSYVRDKDAVVASMLICEMAAYYRSIGSSIKARLEEIYASYGHYLNAVDSFEFPGLSGMEKMGGIMEALRKNPPKELAGYAVTTVTDFENSESTGLPRANILVFALENGESVIVRPSGTEPKIKTYFTTKGQGMEEAKQEKEKLAAAMKPLLA from the coding sequence ATGTTTCAGGACGAATACAGTCGTTGGTGCCAGGCAGAATTAGTTGATTTTGACTTGAAGAGAGAGCTCACGGAAATTGCGGGAGATGAGGATGCGATTCGCGAGCGCTTTGCCGCGAGCCTCAGCTTTGGTACGGCAGGACTTCGCGGAACGCTCGGTGTCGGGACAAACCGCATGAATATCTGGGTGGTGCGCCAGGCGACCCAGGGCATCGCAGACTGGGTTAAGACGAAGGGCGGCAGTCAGACGGTTGCCATCAGCTATGACAGCCGCTTAAAGGGTTGGAATTTTGCGCGCGATGCGGCTTCCGTGCTCGCGGCAAACGGAATTCAGGTTCGTCTCTACGACGAGCTCATGCCGGTTCCGGCGCTCTCCTTTGCGACGCGCTATTATAACTGCAACGCAGGCATTATGATCACGGCTTCGCACAATCCGGCGAAGTACAACGGTTACAAGGCCTACGGCGCGGACGGCTGCCAGGTCACGGATGAAGACGCGGCCATTGTCTATGCGGCAATTCAGAAGACCGATGTGCTCGGCGGCGCAAAGTTCATGAGCTTTGCGGAGGGCGTTGAGAAGGGGCTGATTCGCTTTGTCGAGGATGCCTGCAAGGAGGCCTTCTATGCGGCGGTCGAGTCCCGTCAGGTTCGCCCGGGTATCTGCAAGACGGCAGGCTTAAAGCTTGTCTATTCGCCGCTGAACGGAACCGGTCTCGTGCCGGTGACGCGCGTCTTAAAGGACATCGGCATCGAGGATGTGACCATCGTCAAGGAACAGGAGTATCCGAACGGCTACTTCACAACCTGCCCCTATCCGAACCCCGAGATTTTTGAGGCTCTCGAGAAGGGACTTGCGCTCGCAAAGGAAACCGGAGCGGATTTGATGCTCGCGACGGATCCGGATGCGGACCGCGTCGGCATTGCGATGCGGACCCCGAGCGGTGAGTACGAACTCGTGAGCGGCAATGAGATGGGCGTCCTCTTGCTCGACTACATTGCGGCGGGCAGAATCGAAGCCGGCACCATGCCGGAGCGCCCGGTTGCGGTCAAGTCCGTTGTATCGACCCAGCTCGCAGACAGAATTGCAGAGCACTACGGCGTGGAACTCCGCAGTGTGCTCACGGGCTTTAAGTGGATCGGAGACCAGATTCACAGACTGGAGACAGAGAATGAGGCAGAGCGCTTCATCTTCGGCTTTGAGGAGAGCTACGGCTACCTCGCGGGAAGCTATGTTCGCGACAAGGACGCTGTCGTCGCAAGCATGCTAATCTGCGAAATGGCGGCGTATTACCGCAGCATCGGCTCCTCCATCAAGGCGCGCCTTGAGGAAATCTATGCGAGCTACGGCCACTATCTGAACGCCGTGGACAGCTTTGAGTTCCCGGGTCTCTCCGGTATGGAGAAGATGGGCGGTATCATGGAGGCACTCCGTAAGAATCCGCCGAAAGAGCTCGCGGGCTATGCGGTTACGACCGTCACGGACTTTGAGAACAGTGAGTCCACAGGTCTGCCGCGCGCCAACATCTTGGTCTTTGCGCTGGAGAACGGCGAGAGCGTGATCGTTCGTCCGTCCGGCACGGAGCCGAAAATTAAGACCTATTTCACGACCAAGGGTCAGGGCATGGAAGAGGCCAAGCAGGAAAAGGAGAAACTGGCGGCAGCGATGAAGCCGCTGCTTGCCTGA
- a CDS encoding glutaredoxin family protein yields the protein MAKEILLFSRDDCGYCAKAHKAIAELKAENPAYGTLSLREVEETREPEFIEKFDYYAVPTLYLDGVKKFEAHIGMGYDEIKDAVKRVFDEALG from the coding sequence ATGGCAAAAGAAATTTTGTTGTTTTCCCGCGATGACTGCGGGTACTGCGCGAAGGCGCATAAGGCAATTGCGGAGCTGAAGGCGGAGAATCCGGCCTACGGCACGCTCTCCCTCCGTGAGGTCGAGGAGACCCGGGAGCCGGAGTTCATTGAGAAATTTGATTACTATGCGGTGCCGACCCTTTATCTGGACGGCGTGAAGAAGTTCGAAGCGCACATCGGCATGGGCTACGATGAAATCAAAGACGCCGTGAAGCGCGTCTTCGACGAAGCGCTCGGCTGA
- a CDS encoding cytochrome c biogenesis CcdA family protein, producing MQYLISFLEGMITFISPCLLPLLPVYVSYFAGGGERSLGKTMRNAVGFVLGFSLVFMAMGALAGTVGGFLGQHRTAVNLISGVIVIIFGLNFLGVFRFQLFRGGARSLGTKELGFFSSMLFGAIFSIGWTPCVGVFLGSALALASQSGHAGEGIRMLLAYSLGLGVPFLISAALIDRLKESFAVIKSHYGIINRVSGIFLVLVGILMATGTMGRLLSLLTV from the coding sequence ATGCAATATTTGATCTCGTTCCTCGAGGGCATGATTACCTTCATCTCCCCCTGCCTCCTGCCGCTCTTGCCGGTCTATGTGAGCTATTTTGCGGGCGGCGGGGAGAGAAGCCTCGGAAAGACCATGCGGAATGCGGTGGGCTTTGTGCTCGGCTTCAGCCTGGTCTTTATGGCGATGGGGGCGCTCGCGGGAACGGTGGGCGGCTTTCTGGGCCAACATCGGACGGCGGTGAATCTGATCTCCGGCGTCATTGTCATTATCTTCGGACTGAACTTTCTCGGCGTATTTCGCTTTCAGCTGTTTCGCGGCGGCGCGCGTAGCCTCGGGACCAAGGAGCTCGGCTTCTTTTCCTCGATGCTCTTCGGCGCGATTTTCTCGATCGGCTGGACGCCTTGCGTCGGTGTGTTCCTCGGTTCCGCGCTTGCGCTTGCTTCGCAGAGCGGGCACGCCGGGGAGGGAATACGAATGCTGCTCGCCTATTCACTGGGCCTCGGTGTTCCGTTCCTGATCAGCGCTGCGCTGATCGATCGTCTGAAGGAGAGTTTTGCCGTGATTAAGTCGCACTACGGCATCATCAACCGCGTGAGCGGCATCTTCCTGGTTTTGGTCGGCATCCTGATGGCGACAGGCACCATGGGGCGCCTGCTCTCCCTCCTCACAGTCTGA
- a CDS encoding TlpA family protein disulfide reductase: MKKITTWILALLLLVALVGGGTLYRKFAAGQSGSQLQAESKKAESSTESSAESRAAEGQDSITAKAGTEQTTAAAEESSEALSEAPDFTVQDADGTAHKLSEYKGKPVVLNFWASWCGPCRMEMPEFDEVYKARGEEVHFLMVNMTDGNRETVKTASEFVSKQGYSLPILYDTAQDAAQTYGVFSIPCTYFIDADGMLTAQARGAINKETLERGIDMIVKQ; encoded by the coding sequence ATGAAAAAGATTACAACATGGATTTTAGCGCTGCTGCTCCTTGTCGCACTGGTCGGCGGCGGAACGCTGTACCGCAAGTTTGCGGCAGGGCAGAGCGGCTCGCAGCTGCAGGCCGAGTCCAAGAAGGCGGAGAGCAGCACAGAGAGCAGTGCGGAGAGCCGCGCTGCGGAGGGACAGGACAGCATAACGGCAAAAGCCGGAACGGAACAGACGACCGCCGCGGCGGAGGAGAGCAGCGAGGCTTTAAGCGAAGCGCCGGATTTCACGGTGCAGGATGCGGACGGCACGGCGCACAAGCTCTCGGAATACAAGGGTAAGCCCGTTGTCCTGAACTTCTGGGCGAGCTGGTGCGGCCCCTGCCGCATGGAAATGCCCGAGTTTGACGAGGTTTACAAGGCACGCGGTGAGGAGGTTCACTTCCTCATGGTCAACATGACCGACGGAAATCGCGAGACCGTGAAGACGGCTTCCGAGTTTGTCTCGAAGCAGGGCTACAGCCTGCCCATCCTCTACGATACGGCACAGGATGCGGCGCAGACGTACGGCGTCTTCTCGATTCCCTGCACCTACTTTATCGATGCGGACGGCATGCTGACCGCACAGGCGCGCGGTGCCATCAACAAGGAGACACTGGAGCGCGGCATTGATATGATTGTAAAGCAGTAA